The genome window GAAGAACAGCTCGTCGGCCGCCAGCAGGTTCTGCGGGTTCAAGGAGCACTCATACACCTTGATGCCATTGGCGATGGCGAGGTTGATCACCTGCGCGCGCATCACACCGCCCAGGCAGCCATCGGTGAGCGAAGGCGTGTAAAGCACGCCGTTGCTCACGATGAAGAGGTTGCCCGCGCTGCTCTCGATGATGTTGCCGCGATCGTTCTGCAGCAGGCAATCATCGAGGCCGCGCGCCCGGCTCCAGAGCGCCGCCATGATGTAGTACTGGCAATTGAGCGTCTTGTGCCTGGAGAGGTCATTCACCGGCTTGCGCATCTCCGGCCAGATGTCAACCAGCAGTCCGTTCGGGTTGAGCACGTGATGCGGCTCTTCGATCGGCTTGAGTTCGATGGTGTAGGCGCCTTGGTCGGTCTGCGGGCGGTAATACCCGCTGCCGCCGCGGTACAGGGTGAAGCGCATGCGGCCGCTCATGATCCCCGATTTCTGGATGATGGCCTGCACCGCCTCACCGAAGCGCTGCCGGTCGAATCCTTTCGGGAGGGTGA of Flavobacteriales bacterium contains these proteins:
- a CDS encoding aminotransferase class IV; amino-acid sequence: MTEWVDHNGDLHPADEPVLRLDNRAFHFGDGLFESIRVVGGKPCFLDAHWARMSTGADLLRITLPKGFDRQRFGEAVQAIIQKSGIMSGRMRFTLYRGGSGYYRPQTDQGAYTIELKPIEEPHHVLNPNGLLVDIWPEMRKPVNDLSRHKTLNCQYYIMAALWSRARGLDDCLLQNDRGNIIESSAGNLFIVSNGVLYTPSLTDGCLGGVMRAQVINLAIANGIKVYECSLNPQNLLAADELFFTNAIQGIRWAGGYRTKRYTHKMAGALTDLLVQATAN